The genome window TCTTGAGTCTGGGTCTAGGTTTCTGCAGAGAAGTGAACCTCACTGGAGCACAGACGGGGGTGGGAAAGAAGAGAAGTGGGTCGGAAGTGAGAATGCCCATGCGCTGGGGAGAAGCAGTGAGGTTCAAAAGACGCTTAACCCTTTTGGAGTCCTCTCTGGGGGTTGTTTAGCTTCGTTTCTGGTCTTGAGGGGAGGCACCTCTTTACACAGAAGTCCTAGGAGAAGCGGGGAAGCGTGAGCCTGGCTCTGCAATCTGGCCTGGGCCTGCGTCTCCGCCGGCTGAGAGTGAGGTCTGGAGTCTGCTGGGTGGTCGACTCCCTGCGCATGTGCCCAGCGGCAGTCTCCGCCTCGCCCAAGCGTGTGCTTCCATCCCAGAGCCCTGggtctggggcggggcctggTGAGCGCCCACTGCTCAGCAGCCGAGGCAGGAAGGAGCTCACGGGAATGCCCCTGCTTTCCAGGAGCACGAGGAGCGTGCTAACAGCAGGGCCATCTCTGGCTGGGCCTGCTTTCCTGAAAGCTCTGGGATCTGGAAGCAGTCATCTAGAGGAAGGGCTCCCGTGGAGCTTTCCTATGAgccaaaagactgaagaaaactGGCTGTGCAATGCTGTTCCTGCCTCTCTTACCTGCGGAGGCCGCATGTTGTAACCAGAGGGGAATCGCCAAGACATGTGCTGGGCGGTTGGCCGGGGAGCTGACACAGTGCCCCTGATCCCCGAgggcccttcctcccaccccttaATCCCAGTGGCTAGGGAGCGcgtggagagagagagcagggggcACAGGACAGCAGATGTGCCAGAGGAGCGAGTCCTGACCCCAAAGGGCTTGATTAGCTAGCAAGAAGGCATTTACCCGGTGCCAGAAGCAGTGCAGGGCCAGAAGGCACGGGGTGATGGGGTGCACCCGGTGCCCAGGGAGCTCGGGAGGAGTGGCCAGTGACAAAGCCACCACAAAGCACAAGTAACCTCTGAACATTCACAGAGGTAGGGCGTTGAGGCCACGTCTCCACTTCTGAACAGCTGTTccataattacaaagaaaatgaaaaatgtttataaGCAAAAGAGTCATCAGGGTGGCAAAGGGACTCAGACCAGACCACGTCAGGCTCAAGTAaggccaggggctgggctggCCTGCGAGGGGACTTCAGGCTCCCAGTGGTGGCCTCAGCCTGGGAAGGCTGCACGGAGACCGCGTCGTGGGCACTCTTCCCTGTCCTAAGGCGTAGAATGGGAACAGAGAGCAGAAACTACAGAGAAAGATTTGGGCTCAGTGAAGGGAGGACTTTCTAACAGGTAGAGTTACTGAATCGGGCTGTTTCTGTGGGGAGCTGGCCACCCATCTCTAGAGATGGTAAGGAAGGGGCTGGGTGGCGGCCCTGCACAGAGACTCAGGAGCCCAACAGGAGGCTGACCTTCCTTCCAGCCCCACCACCAGACCTCTGGGAGCCAGCGGCACAGAGGTGTGGCGTCTGGGGTGGGCACCGCCCTCCTCACGTGGCTGGGGGCTGGTGTGTGTGTCCTCCCAATCTGCCACCTGCAGCCCCAACTCCTGGGTGTCCGTCACAAACCCCGTCCTTGCCCACAGGTGACCCTAGGGGACACTCCCAGTGGAGACCTCTTCACCTGCCACATCTGCCAGAAGGCCTTCACGTACCAGCGCATGCTGAATCGCCACATGAAGTGTCACAACGACGTCAAGAGGCACCTCTGCACTTACTGCGGGAAGGGCTTCAACGACACCTTCGACCTGAAGAGACACGTGCGCACCCACACTGGTAAGAGGAGCCCGCGCGGCGGAGGCCACGGCCGCTGCCGCCGCGCTGCTGTCCTGGGCCCGGGGGGGCCTGGGAGCTCTGGGCGGACGTCCTCCGCGGCCCGTCAGTCCGGTCGCTGGGGAGCTGGAGTCGGGCAGGCCTCCGGGCGCTCCTCTGCCGCGGAGTCGGGTCCCTGACGCCGGCGCTGTCCTCCCCGCAGGCGTGCGGCCCTACAAGTGCAGCCTGTGTGACAAGGCCTTCACGCAACGCTGCTCTCTGGAGTCTCATCTCAAGAAGATCCACGGTGTGCAGCAGAAGTACGCGTACAAGGAGCGGCGGGCCAAGCTGTACGTGTGCGAGGAGTGCGGCTGCACGTCCGAG of Balaenoptera ricei isolate mBalRic1 chromosome 8, mBalRic1.hap2, whole genome shotgun sequence contains these proteins:
- the OVOL1 gene encoding putative transcription factor Ovo-like 1 isoform X2; this encodes MSLRDSSYSVTPGPCVVAQLPSEDTSRLADPQSRDHGFLRTKMKVTLGDTPSGDLFTCHICQKAFTYQRMLNRHMKCHNDVKRHLCTYCGKGFNDTFDLKRHVRTHTGVRPYKCSLCDKAFTQRCSLESHLKKIHGVQQKYAYKERRAKLYVCEECGCTSESQEGHVLHLKEHHPDSPLLRKTSKKVAVALQDTVTSLLQSSHHL